In Nitrospirota bacterium, a single window of DNA contains:
- a CDS encoding PstS family phosphate ABC transporter substrate-binding protein, protein MMMKRNIHWRSWSAHTAHCVALVLALTFWFLGYEMAAAEQVNALVQSGSDPITEQYQPAQGISGRVTIVGSDTMQPLMAKLAAAFRAFQPNTKFGVEGQGSSEAIREFMLGLSLQFRGDKSGGKGTQGASSSDLLASSRPLTDQERKGFVSHHGYEPIGIPIAMDAVAIYVHNENPIESLTLEQIDGIFSSTLKRSKGARLTTWGQVGLKDRWNQQPIHLYGRNKKSGTREFFKHVALIDGELHDDVQEQPGSASEILAIAQDPLAVGYAGVGFHSSMVRIVPLAQEAEGAAILPSAESVSNEQYPLARPLYLYVNKNQKEKLDSVVWEFLKFVNSRQGQETVARANFYPLTAAQISKNFELLGQSLVTAHNAAAR, encoded by the coding sequence ATGATGATGAAACGCAACATCCATTGGCGAAGCTGGTCTGCTCATACAGCACATTGCGTTGCCCTTGTGCTTGCCCTCACGTTTTGGTTCCTGGGATACGAGATGGCTGCAGCAGAACAGGTCAACGCCCTGGTCCAATCCGGAAGTGACCCGATCACGGAACAGTACCAGCCGGCGCAAGGAATCAGCGGTCGAGTCACCATTGTCGGGTCTGATACGATGCAGCCTCTCATGGCGAAGCTCGCCGCCGCGTTCAGAGCATTTCAACCCAACACGAAGTTCGGTGTCGAAGGGCAGGGATCCAGCGAGGCCATACGCGAATTCATGCTCGGTCTTTCCCTCCAATTCCGTGGGGACAAGTCAGGGGGCAAAGGTACGCAAGGTGCCAGCAGTTCGGATCTATTGGCTTCGTCACGTCCACTCACAGACCAGGAGCGAAAGGGGTTTGTCAGCCACCATGGGTACGAACCCATCGGCATTCCCATCGCGATGGATGCCGTTGCCATCTATGTACACAACGAGAATCCAATTGAAAGCCTGACGCTCGAACAAATCGACGGCATATTCAGCTCGACATTGAAGCGAAGCAAGGGAGCACGCCTCACAACCTGGGGCCAGGTGGGGCTCAAGGATCGATGGAACCAGCAGCCGATTCATCTGTACGGACGAAACAAGAAGTCCGGGACCCGCGAATTCTTTAAGCACGTGGCATTGATAGACGGAGAACTCCATGACGACGTGCAGGAACAGCCTGGTTCGGCATCGGAGATCCTGGCCATCGCTCAAGACCCTCTCGCAGTCGGCTATGCCGGCGTGGGATTCCATAGCTCCATGGTCCGAATTGTCCCGCTCGCACAAGAGGCAGAGGGGGCGGCGATCCTGCCCAGCGCTGAGAGCGTGTCCAATGAGCAGTACCCGCTGGCGAGACCTCTCTATCTGTACGTGAATAAAAACCAGAAAGAAAAACTCGATTCCGTGGTGTGGGAGTTTTTGAAGTTTGTGAATAGCCGTCAAGGGCAGGAGACCGTGGCTCGAGCGAATTTTTACCCGTTGACCGCCGCACAGATTTCCAAGAACTTTGAACTCCTGGGGCAGAGTCTTGTGACGGCGCACAACGCCGCCGCGCGCTGA
- a CDS encoding PstS family phosphate ABC transporter substrate-binding protein, with product MLVVRLVSCMAMAGFLGVFGSGTHLAQGAPTALIKVDGSSTVYPLTEAVAEEFQKANRGRIRVTVGIAGTGGGFKKFCRGETDIADASRPILKEEMELCQKNGIGYYELPIAFDALTVAVSPKNTWITAMTVEELKKIWEPAAQSKITKWNQIHSDWPDAPIVLFGAGSDSGTFDYFTDAIVGKAKASRGDYTASEDDNVLVQGIENNKNALGYIPFAYYAAQMKKLKAVAIVGKSGPVLPSAENVIKGSYQPLSRPLFIYVSDAAAKRQEVKDFVDYYLTEGPKLIAEVRYIPLPEPAYGMARERFKKGVLGTGFGGVPEVGLAVEEIMSRPPKR from the coding sequence ATGCTAGTTGTCCGGTTGGTATCCTGTATGGCGATGGCCGGGTTTCTCGGCGTCTTCGGCTCAGGGACTCATCTGGCACAGGGCGCCCCAACGGCTCTCATCAAAGTCGACGGATCGAGCACGGTCTATCCCCTCACGGAGGCGGTAGCGGAAGAATTTCAGAAGGCGAACCGGGGCCGCATACGAGTGACGGTGGGCATCGCCGGCACAGGCGGTGGATTCAAGAAGTTCTGCCGGGGTGAGACGGATATCGCAGATGCCTCTCGCCCGATCCTGAAGGAGGAAATGGAGCTTTGCCAGAAGAATGGGATTGGTTATTATGAGCTGCCCATTGCCTTCGATGCCTTGACGGTGGCAGTGAGCCCGAAGAACACCTGGATTACCGCTATGACAGTCGAAGAGCTGAAGAAAATCTGGGAGCCGGCGGCCCAGAGCAAAATTACCAAATGGAACCAGATCCATTCCGACTGGCCCGATGCCCCGATTGTGCTCTTTGGCGCCGGCTCCGATTCTGGCACCTTCGATTACTTTACCGATGCCATCGTCGGAAAGGCTAAAGCCAGCCGTGGCGACTACACCGCCAGTGAAGACGATAACGTGCTCGTGCAGGGAATTGAGAATAACAAGAATGCGCTGGGATATATCCCCTTTGCCTATTACGCCGCTCAGATGAAGAAGCTCAAAGCGGTGGCCATTGTCGGAAAGAGCGGACCGGTGCTGCCCAGTGCAGAGAATGTCATCAAGGGCAGTTATCAGCCCCTGTCGCGCCCTCTCTTCATTTATGTCAGTGACGCAGCGGCGAAACGCCAAGAGGTGAAAGACTTCGTCGACTATTACCTGACGGAAGGGCCGAAACTGATCGCAGAAGTCCGCTATATCCCTTTGCCGGAACCAGCCTATGGCATGGCCCGTGAGCGCTTCAAAAAAGGCGTGCTGGGTACCGGTTTCGGCGGTGTGCCTGAAGTGGGACTGGCGGTTGAAGAAATCATGAGCCGTCCTCCGAAACGGTAG
- the pstC gene encoding phosphate ABC transporter permease subunit PstC: protein MAEQEAMHISKPNAIEEAAARRRTRQQRERVIESGLFLAALTSVATTVTIIAVLLSESIGFFKTVPLTDFFTDTLWTPLFANPHYGILPLLAGTLVTSAVGLLVAIPLGTVAAIYLSEFSSSRLREIMKPALELLGAVPTVVYGYFALLVVTPALQRLWPDLPGFNMLGPGIVIGIMIMPFVISLSEDAMRAVPMVLREGSYAMGATRLQTAWRVVVPAATSGLVAAYVLGISRAVGETMVVAIAAGQNPNLTWNPLEPAATITAYIVQVALGDLPHGSIGYQSIFAAGLVLAVMTFAFNILGHVLRKRFREVY, encoded by the coding sequence ATGGCAGAGCAGGAGGCGATGCATATCAGTAAGCCAAATGCCATTGAAGAGGCGGCTGCCCGTCGCCGTACACGCCAACAACGCGAACGGGTGATCGAGAGCGGGCTCTTTCTTGCCGCCCTGACATCCGTTGCGACGACGGTGACGATTATCGCTGTGCTGCTGTCTGAATCGATCGGGTTTTTCAAAACGGTCCCGCTCACGGACTTTTTTACCGATACACTCTGGACCCCCCTCTTTGCCAATCCTCACTATGGGATCTTGCCGCTGCTTGCCGGCACCCTCGTCACCAGTGCGGTTGGGTTACTCGTGGCGATTCCCCTTGGGACGGTGGCGGCCATCTATCTTTCCGAGTTTTCCTCGTCTCGTTTACGGGAAATCATGAAGCCTGCCCTAGAGCTGCTGGGCGCAGTTCCGACCGTCGTGTATGGGTATTTTGCGTTGCTCGTCGTGACCCCGGCACTTCAACGACTCTGGCCCGATCTCCCGGGATTCAACATGCTCGGCCCCGGTATCGTCATCGGGATTATGATTATGCCCTTTGTGATCTCGCTCAGCGAGGATGCGATGCGCGCCGTACCGATGGTGCTGCGGGAAGGCTCCTACGCGATGGGCGCGACTCGACTCCAGACTGCCTGGCGTGTGGTCGTGCCGGCGGCAACCTCCGGCCTCGTGGCCGCCTATGTCCTCGGAATTTCGCGAGCGGTCGGCGAAACCATGGTGGTGGCGATCGCGGCGGGGCAGAATCCGAATTTGACATGGAACCCCCTGGAGCCGGCGGCCACGATCACCGCCTACATCGTTCAAGTGGCGCTCGGTGATCTGCCCCATGGCAGCATTGGCTACCAAAGCATCTTTGCCGCCGGGCTCGTGCTGGCCGTGATGACGTTTGCCTTCAACATTCTCGGACATGTTCTGCGGAAGCGATTTCGGGAGGTCTACTGA
- the pstA gene encoding phosphate ABC transporter permease PstA, with the protein MSTPSLPHSCPSIARRKFAEALFKIVGLGSLTIAVGTLALLFGALLYQGASQIDWQFLMSFPSRHAAQAGILPAWVGSTLIMLVTAVVGIPLGVAAAIYLEEYARKTWMTELIEVTVTNLAGVPSIIYGLLALGLFVYILGLGESILVAGLTLALLILPVVIVTTREAIRAIPVEIREAAYGLGATKWQTVSHHVLPYSAAGILTGIILALSRAIGETAPIVTIGALTFIAFLPPAPFTTQPPYISFDWLLSPFTIMPIQMFGWVSRPGEDFAGNAAAAGVLLVGMTLTMNGLAIYLRYRMRKQVSW; encoded by the coding sequence ATGTCCACACCATCACTTCCCCATTCCTGTCCTTCCATCGCTCGGCGCAAGTTCGCCGAGGCCCTGTTCAAAATCGTGGGGCTCGGCTCATTGACCATCGCAGTCGGAACCCTCGCCCTCTTATTCGGGGCGCTGCTGTACCAAGGTGCCAGTCAAATCGACTGGCAGTTCCTCATGTCATTTCCTTCTCGACACGCCGCGCAAGCCGGCATTCTACCGGCCTGGGTCGGCTCGACCTTGATCATGCTGGTCACGGCAGTCGTGGGCATCCCGCTGGGCGTGGCAGCGGCTATCTACTTGGAAGAGTATGCGCGAAAAACATGGATGACCGAATTGATCGAGGTCACGGTCACGAACCTGGCCGGCGTGCCCTCGATCATTTATGGCTTGCTGGCGCTGGGTTTGTTCGTCTATATCCTTGGCCTGGGAGAAAGCATTCTGGTGGCCGGCCTCACCTTGGCACTCTTGATTCTGCCGGTCGTCATCGTCACCACGCGTGAAGCGATTCGTGCGATTCCGGTCGAGATCCGGGAGGCAGCCTATGGATTGGGCGCCACCAAATGGCAGACGGTCTCGCATCACGTCCTCCCCTATTCGGCGGCCGGCATCCTGACGGGCATTATCCTGGCTTTGAGCCGGGCTATCGGGGAGACTGCCCCCATCGTCACCATCGGTGCTCTGACGTTTATTGCCTTTCTGCCTCCGGCTCCGTTCACGACGCAACCGCCATATATCTCCTTTGACTGGCTCCTCTCTCCCTTTACGATCATGCCGATTCAAATGTTCGGGTGGGTGTCGAGACCGGGCGAGGACTTCGCCGGCAACGCCGCGGCGGCCGGGGTGCTGTTGGTCGGGATGACTCTGACAATGAACGGGCTGGCGATCTACTTGCGATACCGTATGCGAAAGCAGGTGAGCTGGTAA
- the pstB gene encoding phosphate ABC transporter ATP-binding protein PstB, producing the protein MDVADSTYPQEWPKPLKAETRALSFSYGNRLALKNLSLPIAEYQITALIGPSGCGKSTFLRCFNRMHDLYAGNRYEGEILLYPDQRNILAREVDPIEVRMRIAMVFQKPNPFPKSIYDNVAYGLRVRGTTERQLLDEKVEQALRSAALWEEVKDRLTARATSLSGGQQQRLCIARALATDPELLLLDEPTSALDPIATASIEELLLDLKSRVTILIVTHNMQQAARVSDWTAFMYLGELVEFGLTKQLFTTPSKKQTEDYITGRFG; encoded by the coding sequence ATGGATGTCGCCGACTCGACATACCCTCAGGAATGGCCCAAGCCGCTCAAGGCGGAGACCCGCGCCCTCAGTTTCTCCTATGGAAACCGCTTGGCGCTGAAGAACTTGTCGCTCCCCATCGCCGAATATCAGATCACGGCCTTGATCGGGCCATCAGGCTGCGGAAAATCGACCTTTCTCCGCTGTTTTAATCGAATGCATGACCTCTATGCGGGAAACCGTTACGAGGGTGAAATTCTCCTATACCCGGATCAACGCAATATTCTCGCGCGTGAGGTCGATCCTATCGAAGTGCGGATGCGGATCGCCATGGTATTTCAAAAGCCAAACCCCTTTCCCAAGTCCATTTATGACAATGTCGCCTACGGATTGAGGGTAAGAGGGACCACTGAACGCCAGCTCTTGGATGAAAAGGTCGAACAGGCCTTGCGAAGCGCCGCCTTGTGGGAAGAGGTCAAGGACCGGTTGACGGCTCGGGCGACCTCCCTCTCCGGCGGCCAGCAGCAACGGCTCTGTATCGCCAGGGCGTTGGCAACCGATCCCGAATTGTTGTTGTTGGATGAACCGACATCGGCGCTCGATCCGATTGCGACGGCCAGCATTGAAGAATTATTGCTCGACTTGAAAAGTCGTGTGACAATCCTCATCGTGACACACAATATGCAGCAGGCGGCGCGGGTGTCCGATTGGACGGCCTTCATGTACCTCGGTGAATTGGTGGAGTTTGGCCTCACCAAACAGCTCTTTACGACACCTTCCAAGAAACAGACCGAAGACTACATCACCGGACGATTTGGTTGA
- the phoU gene encoding phosphate signaling complex protein PhoU yields the protein MRQRHFDEELVELKTKLLRMAGLAEDQIDKALTALVNRDSALARQVIERDHQVNALDVEIDEDCIRLLALHQPAARDLRLITTAMKIATELERISDLAENVCERSIELNEEPQLKPYIDIPRMGRWARTMVKESIDAFVKDDATLARKVLADDDFVDDLMEQLFRELLSFMLESPQTITRAIRLSFIAKYLERMADHATNIAELVVYLVEGKIIRHTTPPASSINGLSQQ from the coding sequence ATGAGACAACGCCATTTTGATGAAGAACTCGTCGAGTTAAAAACCAAGCTCCTGCGCATGGCCGGTCTGGCCGAAGATCAAATCGATAAGGCGCTCACCGCATTGGTCAACCGCGATTCGGCCCTGGCCAGACAGGTGATCGAGCGGGATCACCAGGTCAACGCATTGGATGTGGAGATCGACGAAGACTGCATCCGCCTGCTCGCCCTCCATCAGCCTGCCGCGCGAGACTTGCGGCTGATCACAACCGCGATGAAAATCGCCACCGAACTCGAGCGCATCAGTGACCTGGCAGAAAATGTCTGTGAGCGGTCGATCGAACTGAACGAAGAGCCGCAGTTGAAGCCCTATATCGACATCCCACGGATGGGACGGTGGGCGCGGACGATGGTGAAAGAAAGCATCGATGCGTTCGTGAAGGACGACGCCACCCTCGCGAGGAAAGTGCTGGCAGACGACGACTTCGTCGACGATCTCATGGAACAACTGTTCCGTGAGCTGCTCTCCTTCATGCTCGAAAGCCCGCAAACCATTACACGAGCCATTCGCTTAAGCTTCATCGCCAAATACCTCGAACGGATGGCCGACCATGCCACGAATATCGCCGAACTGGTGGTCTATCTCGTCGAGGGTAAGATCATCCGCCACACCACCCCGCCGGCATCTTCCATAAACGGCCTCTCACAGCAGTAA
- a CDS encoding phosphate-starvation-inducible PsiE family protein, which translates to MNRKMIYTSMEQTLSNGWPRRFVTTLTAYDMTRVWEAGTRFILSLLTLTILLGLAGGVVKTFLDLRLLLSADLEVALRHIIVDALTLLAVVEVLRTTLTYCSDGRVRVTFIVDTVLVVMLTEIISRWFTGGEWHQFAILGGIVITLGLMRIVAIRYSPSPTGCTQQAGQSGPSLSQSH; encoded by the coding sequence ATGAATAGAAAGATGATCTACACCTCCATGGAACAGACTCTATCGAACGGCTGGCCTCGACGCTTCGTCACCACGCTCACGGCCTATGACATGACGCGAGTCTGGGAAGCCGGCACGCGATTCATCCTGAGCCTGCTCACCCTGACGATTCTTCTCGGTCTCGCAGGCGGCGTCGTGAAAACGTTTCTCGACTTGCGGCTTCTCCTGTCCGCTGATCTTGAGGTCGCGCTCCGACATATTATTGTCGATGCACTCACGTTACTCGCCGTTGTGGAGGTCTTGAGAACGACGCTGACCTATTGCTCCGACGGACGAGTACGCGTCACCTTTATCGTGGATACCGTGCTCGTCGTCATGCTGACGGAGATCATCTCGCGATGGTTTACAGGCGGGGAGTGGCATCAATTCGCGATACTGGGCGGCATCGTCATCACCTTGGGGCTTATGCGTATTGTGGCTATCCGTTACAGTCCGTCGCCAACGGGGTGTACGCAGCAGGCCGGTCAATCAGGGCCATCACTTTCACAATCTCACTAG
- a CDS encoding CBS domain-containing protein, producing the protein MITVDRLMTRKMVNIEAGTSAIEAAKLMTTHKIGSLFVTKQGRIVGIVTEPDIVRKVVGAERVPYYIPVEEIMSSPVIGIDGRRSVTDAADLMEQHGTRHLAVLKDDSIVGILSVRDLLHPVSIDEF; encoded by the coding sequence ATGATCACCGTCGATCGGCTCATGACCCGCAAAATGGTCAACATCGAAGCCGGCACCTCAGCCATTGAGGCGGCGAAACTCATGACCACCCACAAAATCGGAAGTCTATTCGTGACAAAGCAAGGCCGTATCGTCGGCATCGTGACCGAGCCGGATATTGTCAGGAAAGTCGTCGGGGCGGAGCGGGTGCCCTATTATATCCCCGTGGAAGAGATCATGAGCAGCCCGGTCATCGGCATCGATGGCCGCCGGTCTGTGACCGACGCGGCCGATTTGATGGAGCAGCATGGCACTCGCCATTTAGCCGTACTCAAGGACGACTCGATCGTGGGGATCTTATCCGTCCGTGATCTCTTACATCCGGTTTCAATCGATGAGTTTTAA
- a CDS encoding response regulator transcription factor, translating into MPLAPKKVLIVEDEADIAQLVKLYLEKEGFHANIAQSGAEALQLIKSGHPDLLILDLMLPEMDGLEVCKKVRNAPDTALLPIIMLTAKAEESDTIVGLELGADDYVAKPFSPKALIARVKALFRRLERTDDPKQSSFSFGPLVMELSRHEVTVKGKEVALTAKEFGLLEHLLRHPGRVLTRDVLLNAIWGYDYYGTTRTVDVHIRRLKMKIPLLDDAIISVKSLGYKLSDHATEKQR; encoded by the coding sequence ATGCCTCTTGCTCCCAAGAAGGTTCTGATCGTCGAAGATGAGGCGGACATCGCCCAACTCGTGAAACTCTACCTGGAGAAGGAAGGGTTTCACGCGAATATTGCGCAGTCTGGCGCCGAAGCGCTGCAGCTCATAAAGTCCGGGCATCCAGACCTTCTGATTCTTGACCTCATGCTGCCAGAAATGGACGGCCTTGAAGTCTGCAAGAAAGTCCGCAACGCGCCGGACACCGCGCTGCTTCCGATCATCATGCTGACGGCCAAAGCCGAGGAATCCGACACCATTGTCGGCCTCGAACTCGGCGCCGACGACTATGTGGCGAAACCGTTCAGCCCCAAAGCGCTGATCGCCAGGGTCAAAGCGCTCTTTCGTCGACTCGAACGGACAGACGATCCCAAGCAATCGTCCTTTAGCTTCGGGCCGCTCGTCATGGAACTCTCCCGACACGAAGTGACCGTAAAGGGCAAAGAGGTCGCACTCACGGCCAAAGAGTTCGGCCTGCTCGAACACCTACTGCGTCACCCTGGGCGTGTGCTGACACGGGATGTCTTGCTGAATGCCATATGGGGCTACGACTACTATGGGACCACGCGAACCGTGGATGTGCATATCCGCCGGCTGAAGATGAAAATCCCGCTACTCGATGACGCCATCATCTCGGTCAAATCGTTGGGGTACAAACTATCGGACCACGCGACTGAGAAGCAGCGCTAA
- a CDS encoding TraR/DksA family transcriptional regulator yields the protein MPHTSSSNRTKKMATPKHLNIQPRTSTHFADLQRELNRLRAVLRRETMISHMFMTEPELFPDPTDQAAAEHELDVALSVNILALEKLRRIEQALTSIHAHSYGICSRCAYEIPEARLKVQPDSLLCVPCLTLVEQEAARN from the coding sequence ATGCCACACACGAGTTCCTCAAACCGTACCAAGAAAATGGCTACGCCGAAGCACCTGAATATCCAGCCGCGGACCAGTACACACTTCGCGGATCTTCAGCGGGAACTCAATCGACTTCGAGCGGTGCTCAGACGAGAAACCATGATCTCCCATATGTTCATGACAGAACCGGAACTCTTCCCCGATCCAACCGACCAAGCCGCAGCTGAGCATGAGCTCGACGTCGCCTTGTCCGTCAATATTCTCGCGCTCGAAAAGCTTCGACGGATTGAGCAGGCACTCACGTCTATCCATGCACATTCATATGGCATCTGTTCCCGCTGCGCGTACGAGATCCCCGAGGCCAGACTGAAGGTGCAGCCGGATTCGCTCTTATGCGTCCCCTGTCTCACCCTCGTCGAACAAGAAGCCGCCAGGAATTAA
- a CDS encoding DUF3473 domain-containing protein has translation MHDIDQRPHHILTFDLEEHFHASRFDSSMRRRNWSSFQSRAQASVEQILELLAHHSTKATFFSLGWLAEQHPSVIREVSAAGHEIACLGYGHELVGAQTPQRFREDIRRAKDILEDVTGHQVVGFRAPSLSITAHTPWALQIVAEEGFLYDSSVLPIRHDLAGIPGASPWIHRLALEGIRLWEIPPSTMNLGGFRKAIGSGGYLRAFSYPILKSLLSRIEALDEPIVVSMRTWEIDAAQPRMRGTALSEFRHYFNLDKTAVRLDQLLTDFQFGPVCKVVLAIRDQVLSAPVRTALNSDPRASQEESPRLTTV, from the coding sequence ATGCACGATATCGACCAACGACCGCACCATATTCTGACCTTCGATCTCGAGGAGCATTTTCACGCCTCACGCTTTGACTCTTCCATGCGCCGGAGAAATTGGTCATCCTTTCAAAGTCGGGCTCAAGCGAGCGTTGAGCAAATCCTCGAACTCCTGGCTCACCACTCAACGAAAGCGACGTTCTTTTCGCTCGGGTGGCTGGCCGAACAGCACCCATCGGTCATTCGCGAAGTTTCGGCCGCCGGCCACGAGATTGCCTGTCTCGGATATGGGCATGAGTTGGTCGGCGCGCAAACCCCGCAGCGCTTTCGAGAAGACATTCGTCGAGCCAAAGATATTCTGGAGGATGTCACCGGACACCAAGTCGTCGGATTTCGAGCGCCAAGCCTGAGTATCACCGCGCACACACCCTGGGCCCTGCAAATCGTGGCCGAAGAAGGATTTCTATACGATAGCAGCGTGCTTCCCATCCGCCATGACCTGGCAGGGATACCAGGCGCAAGCCCATGGATCCATAGGCTTGCGTTGGAAGGCATCCGTCTCTGGGAAATCCCACCCTCAACCATGAATCTTGGAGGATTCCGCAAGGCCATCGGCAGTGGCGGATATCTCAGAGCATTCAGCTATCCAATATTGAAATCCCTTCTCTCTCGAATCGAAGCGCTCGACGAACCGATCGTCGTCTCCATGCGGACCTGGGAGATCGATGCCGCACAGCCGCGCATGCGGGGTACCGCCCTCTCAGAATTCCGTCACTACTTCAATCTGGACAAGACAGCCGTCCGGCTCGATCAGCTGCTCACAGATTTTCAGTTTGGACCGGTCTGCAAAGTCGTACTCGCGATTCGCGACCAGGTCCTGAGCGCGCCCGTCCGCACAGCGCTCAATTCAGACCCACGTGCTTCCCAAGAGGAGTCGCCGCGACTCACGACCGTCTAA
- a CDS encoding DUF839 domain-containing protein — protein sequence MAQSFGQRGLSQSRVATFTMARSLQLVSSGTVRKCGKESMMAKLKKRLVKWGFAAAKVGLAASILAAPAVSAQASEFEGFEGLDFGALVQRGLERSSTVWFGVGRPLKESASPTTGDYRTPTQRASEHVLLADGLKAEYVTRIAANAADMFAFWPSDESPTHLIFCIEGGRQDLGTFLPGGLVRKFNPAVQRIKLSDGSVETILRGTIACDGIRRTPWQTILATEEASDGGAYEILNPLAVTNQTITDRALGSIVDENGLPSTSIVKRTALPKMAWEGIGVTPQGVVYAGDELRPGTPANADGGAMFKFVPAIPRTTNAPIATLAESPFAAGNVYALQVSCQSATQQFGQGCEIGNGAWINVSAANARTDANTMGATGYYRPEDLELDDMFEGPGVRFCWTNTGLAEGGNYGEVLCGVDSDPLTASATQRTVVVNRFVEGDQDMNQPDNFAFQPKTGNHYVIEDNPNGDIFACLPDGADLNLKTDGCIKILSVKDSSAEPSGFKFSADGRTAYLSIQHSSDGLMPKIDDYATDDIIKITGFKIPFRFQH from the coding sequence ATGGCACAGTCGTTCGGGCAGAGAGGGCTCAGTCAATCACGAGTGGCGACATTCACAATGGCACGCTCGCTGCAGCTGGTTTCATCCGGCACGGTGAGGAAATGTGGAAAGGAGTCGATGATGGCAAAACTCAAGAAGCGATTGGTGAAATGGGGGTTCGCTGCGGCGAAAGTCGGTTTGGCCGCTTCTATTCTTGCGGCTCCGGCTGTGTCTGCCCAGGCGAGTGAATTCGAAGGGTTCGAGGGGTTAGATTTTGGCGCGCTCGTCCAGCGTGGACTGGAGCGGTCTTCCACCGTGTGGTTCGGAGTCGGCAGGCCCCTGAAGGAATCGGCTTCACCCACGACAGGAGATTATCGAACACCGACTCAAAGGGCTTCGGAGCATGTGTTGTTGGCCGATGGTCTCAAGGCCGAGTACGTGACTCGGATAGCCGCCAATGCGGCGGACATGTTCGCGTTTTGGCCGAGTGACGAGAGTCCGACACACCTGATTTTCTGCATTGAGGGAGGGCGTCAAGACCTTGGGACCTTTCTGCCGGGTGGCTTGGTCAGAAAATTCAATCCTGCCGTACAGCGCATCAAGCTGTCGGACGGCTCGGTGGAGACGATCCTGCGCGGGACGATAGCGTGCGACGGCATTCGCCGTACGCCGTGGCAGACGATCCTGGCGACAGAAGAGGCCAGTGACGGCGGGGCCTATGAGATCCTGAATCCGTTGGCCGTGACGAATCAGACGATCACGGATCGTGCGCTGGGTTCCATCGTCGATGAGAACGGATTACCCTCCACCTCGATTGTGAAGCGGACGGCGTTGCCCAAGATGGCGTGGGAGGGAATCGGAGTGACGCCCCAGGGTGTAGTCTATGCCGGAGATGAACTGCGACCGGGCACTCCGGCGAACGCCGACGGCGGCGCCATGTTTAAGTTTGTTCCGGCGATCCCCAGGACCACCAACGCCCCCATTGCCACGCTTGCGGAATCTCCTTTTGCTGCCGGCAATGTGTATGCGCTTCAGGTGTCCTGCCAGAGCGCCACGCAGCAATTCGGGCAGGGCTGTGAAATCGGGAATGGCGCCTGGATCAATGTGAGCGCGGCGAACGCACGGACAGACGCCAATACCATGGGAGCGACCGGCTACTATCGTCCAGAGGATCTTGAGTTGGATGACATGTTCGAGGGGCCTGGTGTTCGTTTCTGCTGGACGAATACCGGTCTGGCCGAAGGGGGCAACTATGGGGAGGTCCTTTGCGGTGTAGATTCCGATCCCCTGACTGCGAGCGCGACTCAGCGAACGGTCGTCGTGAACCGATTTGTTGAAGGCGATCAGGACATGAACCAGCCGGACAACTTTGCTTTCCAACCGAAGACCGGGAATCATTATGTCATCGAGGACAATCCAAACGGAGACATCTTCGCCTGTTTGCCGGATGGCGCAGACCTTAATCTCAAAACCGACGGCTGCATCAAGATTCTGTCGGTGAAGGACTCGTCCGCAGAACCGAGCGGCTTTAAGTTCTCTGCAGACGGGCGGACGGCCTATTTGTCGATTCAGCACAGCAGCGACGGCTTGATGCCGAAGATCGACGATTATGCGACGGACGACATCATCAAGATCACTGGGTTCAAGATCCCTTTCCGGTTTCAACACTGA